The following are encoded in a window of Bdellovibrio svalbardensis genomic DNA:
- a CDS encoding HAD family hydrolase, translating into MLEALLVNIQRVSSQGSKCLVVFDLDSTLFDVSPRLERILLDFAAVPEFQNRFPEQVALFKDIKTMHSDWGITGALERAGVDDSHPDFKKAIMDFWYQHFFSNEYLQYDKPTEGAVEFVNEVALAGADIAYLTGRDVQRMGVGSEQVLRKWGLPLNDHAHLVLKPHKVMDDAEFKTDWFLGALTKSYQKIYFFENEPVILHLMATKCPQVESYFFESTHSGKAHPPENLPRLMNFLRSKKES; encoded by the coding sequence ATGTTAGAGGCTTTACTTGTCAACATTCAGAGGGTTTCTTCGCAAGGATCAAAGTGCCTGGTGGTCTTTGACTTGGATTCGACCTTATTTGACGTCAGCCCTCGCTTGGAGCGCATTCTCCTCGACTTTGCGGCAGTCCCTGAATTTCAAAATCGCTTCCCTGAACAAGTCGCTCTTTTTAAAGACATTAAAACTATGCATTCTGACTGGGGCATCACGGGTGCTTTGGAACGAGCTGGTGTTGACGACAGTCATCCGGATTTTAAAAAAGCCATCATGGACTTTTGGTATCAGCATTTTTTTTCGAATGAATATTTGCAATACGATAAGCCCACTGAAGGTGCTGTTGAGTTTGTCAATGAAGTGGCGCTCGCAGGTGCTGACATCGCTTACCTTACGGGTCGCGATGTGCAGCGCATGGGTGTCGGCTCAGAACAAGTGCTGCGCAAGTGGGGGCTGCCTTTAAACGATCATGCCCACTTGGTTTTAAAACCTCACAAAGTCATGGACGATGCGGAGTTTAAAACAGACTGGTTCCTGGGAGCACTGACGAAGTCCTATCAGAAAATTTACTTTTTTGAGAATGAACCTGTGATCCTCCACCTGATGGCGACGAAATGTCCTCAAGTGGAAAGTTACTTCTTCGAAAGCACTCACTCTGGGAAAGCCCATCCTCCGGAAAATCTTCCCCGTCTTATGAACTTCCTGCGCTCTAAAAAGGAGTCTTAA
- a CDS encoding Mpo1 family 2-hydroxy fatty acid dioxygenase — protein MKTLEQWFAEYSESHQNPLNRRIHKVCVPAIFFSIVGLLIQIPVNLGPLRLGELVIAIALGWYMTLGRKAFLMMLGQVIASYVLLYILGHLMSPVIPLLLIFVVAWIGQFYGHKVEGKKPSFFKDLQFLLIGPLWVWTH, from the coding sequence ATGAAAACACTTGAACAGTGGTTTGCGGAATACAGCGAGAGTCATCAGAATCCTTTAAATCGACGTATTCATAAAGTCTGCGTGCCTGCGATTTTCTTTTCTATTGTTGGCTTGTTAATTCAAATTCCCGTGAACCTGGGACCTCTGCGCTTGGGCGAATTGGTTATCGCGATCGCACTGGGTTGGTATATGACTCTGGGAAGAAAAGCCTTCCTTATGATGCTGGGGCAGGTCATAGCTTCCTATGTTTTGCTTTATATCTTAGGTCACCTTATGAGTCCGGTGATCCCTTTGTTGCTCATCTTCGTTGTAGCCTGGATCGGCCAATTTTATGGCCACAAAGTCGAAGGCAAAAAACCTTCTTTCTTCAAAGACTTACAATTTCTACTCATCGGCCCCCTGTGGGTTTGGACTCACTGA
- a CDS encoding SAM-dependent methyltransferase produces MLYLVATPIGDYNEISLRALDVLREAEVIICESTKEASKLLRSHGITGKKFEILDEHSTPEDKAALVPLCAEKMVALITDCGTPGFADPGADLVRLCRKKNLAVKSVLGPSSLMGLLSLSGQRLDQFVFRGFLPAETESRGAALRELTKEKRAIVIMDTPYRLKKTLNDMKEHFPNRQFLITYNLSQEDELVLEGTIDSIINKNAFEKAEFMLLIYPA; encoded by the coding sequence ATGTTGTATCTGGTGGCCACTCCTATCGGAGACTATAATGAAATTTCTTTGCGTGCTCTGGATGTTTTAAGAGAAGCCGAAGTCATTATTTGCGAAAGCACAAAGGAAGCTTCGAAACTTTTGCGGTCGCACGGTATTACTGGAAAAAAGTTTGAAATCCTTGATGAGCACTCCACGCCGGAAGACAAAGCGGCCTTGGTTCCTTTGTGCGCTGAGAAAATGGTGGCTTTGATCACCGACTGCGGAACTCCTGGCTTTGCAGATCCGGGCGCAGATCTTGTGCGACTGTGCCGCAAAAAGAACCTGGCGGTTAAATCTGTTTTGGGTCCTTCATCTTTGATGGGCTTGCTGTCCTTGAGTGGACAACGTCTGGATCAATTTGTGTTCAGAGGCTTCTTGCCAGCAGAAACAGAAAGCCGTGGCGCCGCTCTTCGTGAACTGACGAAAGAAAAGCGTGCGATCGTCATCATGGACACTCCTTATCGTTTGAAAAAAACTTTGAACGACATGAAAGAGCATTTTCCAAATCGTCAGTTCTTGATCACCTACAATCTTTCGCAAGAAGATGAATTGGTCCTCGAAGGCACCATTGATTCGATCATCAACAAAAATGCTTTTGAAAAAGCCGAGTTCATGCTTTTGATCTACCCGGCCTAA
- a CDS encoding GYF domain-containing protein — protein sequence MNKQYYLSNNGTHVGPYTLETVLKKIEMHENQWTDYVFDESLGEWMMLLEHPEFSVNLSSKPATKPDVAPIPIPTSSVAPLKDKEWFILKEGNNYGPFSQVELVQMLQEKTLFEYDYVWHAKLPAWQRIAEIEDFAPETIRALKQSHEQGLAEIFFRRRHARASYGASLIVHNNKTVFRGQALEISAGGAGVLIDNPNLQPGQSLFLHFQPGDGVPPFNAVCQIVSKQFVKDGSDASVDPVRYGVKFTTLSQSVRESIKNYATAKAA from the coding sequence ATGAATAAGCAATACTATCTTTCTAATAATGGGACTCACGTCGGACCGTACACACTTGAGACCGTCTTGAAAAAGATTGAAATGCACGAAAATCAATGGACCGACTATGTCTTTGATGAATCCCTCGGTGAATGGATGATGTTGCTCGAGCATCCTGAGTTTTCAGTGAATCTTTCAAGCAAGCCAGCAACTAAACCAGACGTTGCGCCAATTCCAATCCCAACATCGTCGGTGGCTCCTCTTAAAGATAAAGAGTGGTTTATCCTTAAAGAAGGTAACAACTACGGTCCCTTCAGCCAAGTTGAGCTGGTGCAAATGCTTCAAGAAAAAACTTTGTTTGAATACGATTATGTATGGCATGCCAAACTTCCTGCTTGGCAGCGCATCGCTGAAATTGAAGACTTTGCGCCGGAAACAATCCGTGCATTAAAACAGTCCCACGAGCAAGGACTGGCAGAGATTTTCTTCCGTCGCCGTCATGCGCGCGCATCTTATGGCGCCTCTTTGATTGTCCATAACAACAAGACGGTCTTCCGCGGTCAGGCGCTTGAAATTAGCGCGGGCGGAGCGGGGGTTCTAATTGATAATCCAAATCTTCAGCCTGGGCAGTCCCTGTTCTTGCATTTCCAACCAGGCGATGGGGTTCCTCCTTTCAATGCTGTCTGCCAAATCGTCAGTAAGCAGTTTGTGAAAGATGGTTCGGATGCCTCGGTCGATCCGGTGAGATATGGTGTGAAGTTCACAACGCTCAGTCAGTCCGTTAGAGAGAGCATTAAGAACTACGCCACAGCGAAAGCGGCATAA
- the rpsD gene encoding 30S ribosomal protein S4, with translation MKRKGKTPRFKTQRRLLMELPGMGKAGAMERKPYPPGQHGQRRRKYSEFGLQLEEKQKIRFHYGVREEQFRRLIKKAQKSSNSNWVEALVNLLEKRLDNVVFRLGFAVSVPAAKQMVSHGKVLVNGKKVNIGSQIIKVGDVITLKPDAYENQTYLQAKQSPRLPLPSFMMKEEKGGVESGRLIDEPNIEAVPFAFDAGLVISYYSLRG, from the coding sequence ATGAAAAGAAAAGGTAAAACCCCTCGATTTAAAACTCAAAGACGTCTTTTGATGGAGCTTCCGGGCATGGGCAAAGCGGGTGCCATGGAAAGAAAGCCCTATCCTCCGGGACAACACGGTCAACGCCGTCGTAAGTATTCTGAATTCGGCTTGCAATTGGAAGAGAAGCAAAAGATTCGTTTCCATTATGGAGTTCGCGAAGAACAATTCCGTCGTCTTATCAAGAAGGCGCAAAAGTCTTCCAACTCGAACTGGGTCGAAGCTTTGGTCAATCTTTTGGAAAAACGCCTGGACAATGTCGTATTCCGCTTGGGTTTCGCCGTCAGTGTTCCGGCTGCGAAACAAATGGTTTCTCATGGCAAAGTTTTAGTGAATGGGAAGAAAGTTAATATTGGTTCTCAGATCATTAAAGTGGGCGATGTTATAACATTGAAACCTGATGCTTATGAAAATCAAACTTATCTTCAGGCGAAACAAAGCCCGCGTTTACCGCTTCCGTCATTTATGATGAAAGAGGAAAAAGGTGGGGTGGAGTCAGGTCGTCTTATTGATGAACCGAATATTGAAGCGGTTCCATTCGCGTTCGATGCCGGTCTTGTAATTAGCTACTACTCTCTACGTGGTTAA
- a CDS encoding phosphate/phosphite/phosphonate ABC transporter substrate-binding protein, translating to MMKKMIAVLSLLCATGLAGCHFRKEVLGSAENPIKFHLVPSVDAKVLADNSKILKEYLEKNTPYKFQITIPQSFVAVVESFGTERADVAAINTYGYYMAHKAYGVEARLTVIRYGLATYQSQFLARSDSKIKTLKDLQGKKMAFVDPASMSGYLLPLKTLNDKKITLKQTVFAMNHDAVVTMIYQGQVDAGATYYSPPQDGHIEDARRLVKTQYPDVEQKVKIIELSEPIPNDPIVFRKDLPEEMKEKISDALLQFVATPEGKKSMDLMLGATNLKKSTDADYDTVREMLRTMVPEKK from the coding sequence ATGATGAAAAAAATGATAGCTGTGCTCTCTCTCCTCTGTGCAACTGGACTGGCTGGCTGTCATTTCAGAAAGGAAGTTTTAGGGAGCGCTGAAAACCCTATTAAATTTCATCTTGTCCCCTCTGTGGACGCGAAAGTCCTGGCGGACAACTCGAAGATTTTGAAAGAGTACTTAGAGAAAAACACGCCTTACAAATTTCAAATCACAATTCCCCAGTCTTTTGTTGCTGTCGTGGAATCCTTTGGAACCGAACGCGCCGATGTGGCCGCGATTAATACCTATGGATACTACATGGCGCACAAAGCTTACGGTGTGGAAGCGCGTCTGACAGTGATTCGCTATGGTCTGGCAACTTATCAATCTCAATTCCTGGCAAGGTCTGACAGTAAAATCAAAACTCTAAAAGATCTCCAGGGCAAAAAAATGGCCTTCGTCGATCCGGCATCGATGTCTGGATATCTGCTACCGCTTAAGACTTTGAATGATAAGAAGATCACTCTCAAGCAAACAGTTTTTGCCATGAACCATGATGCGGTCGTGACGATGATCTATCAGGGGCAAGTTGACGCCGGGGCCACTTATTACAGTCCTCCTCAGGACGGACATATTGAAGATGCCCGTCGCTTGGTAAAGACACAGTATCCTGATGTCGAGCAAAAAGTAAAAATCATAGAACTCTCAGAGCCCATTCCAAATGATCCCATTGTGTTTCGCAAAGATCTTCCCGAGGAAATGAAGGAAAAAATCAGCGATGCGCTCTTGCAGTTTGTGGCTACTCCTGAGGGGAAGAAATCCATGGATCTGATGTTAGGGGCTACCAATCTTAAGAAGTCGACTGACGCTGACTATGATACCGTTCGGGAAATGCTCAGAACGATGGTCCCGGAGAAAAAATAG
- the phnE gene encoding phosphonate ABC transporter, permease protein PhnE: protein MFRRTVFDSILGAFLLSVLAIALFVGSEEQLLNLTRDVLFVGGFFILSAGISWSLRARGVVTLGDVLFKTVKSEEARAWYKSFWGWQLVVSLIVAFMVAVIKTQFSFVELFDYHGFGGAVRLFKGLFNPNWDVLPRAVLNIIETIFMAFLATALAIPVAFVLSFFCAKNIMKGPAGYFVYLILRTVLNVTRSIEALIWAIIFSVWVGIGPFAGMLALMIHSVASLAKQYSEMVESAEEGPIEAIESTGANKLQTIWYAIVPQVLLPYISFTVYRWDINVRMATVIGLVGGGGIGTMLIQYQGQAMWREVGCIIAVIAVVVWALDQASAYIREALK from the coding sequence ATGTTTCGACGGACGGTCTTTGATAGCATTCTTGGAGCATTTCTTCTTTCGGTGCTGGCAATCGCACTTTTTGTGGGAAGTGAAGAACAACTTCTGAATCTGACCAGAGATGTTCTTTTTGTTGGTGGGTTCTTCATTCTCAGTGCGGGGATCAGCTGGTCATTGCGTGCAAGAGGTGTGGTGACTTTGGGTGATGTACTTTTCAAGACTGTGAAAAGTGAAGAAGCCCGGGCTTGGTACAAAAGTTTTTGGGGTTGGCAGTTGGTGGTCAGCTTGATTGTTGCGTTTATGGTCGCGGTGATTAAAACGCAGTTTTCATTCGTCGAGTTGTTTGACTATCATGGTTTCGGCGGTGCGGTTCGTTTGTTCAAGGGACTTTTCAATCCAAATTGGGATGTTTTGCCTCGCGCTGTCCTTAATATCATAGAAACTATTTTTATGGCCTTCCTGGCGACGGCTCTGGCGATTCCGGTAGCTTTCGTACTGAGTTTTTTCTGTGCGAAGAATATTATGAAGGGCCCCGCAGGATATTTTGTCTATTTGATTCTTAGAACAGTGTTGAATGTCACGCGCTCGATTGAAGCCCTGATCTGGGCCATCATCTTTTCAGTCTGGGTGGGGATTGGGCCTTTTGCAGGGATGCTCGCTTTGATGATTCATTCTGTGGCCTCCTTAGCAAAGCAGTATTCAGAGATGGTGGAGTCCGCTGAAGAAGGGCCTATTGAAGCGATTGAGTCAACCGGCGCCAATAAACTGCAAACAATTTGGTATGCGATTGTTCCTCAAGTGCTTCTGCCTTATATTTCATTTACGGTGTATCGCTGGGATATCAATGTGCGCATGGCCACTGTCATCGGACTTGTTGGCGGCGGCGGAATCGGGACGATGCTGATTCAGTATCAAGGACAGGCGATGTGGCGAGAAGTGGGTTGTATCATTGCCGTGATTGCGGTGGTGGTATGGGCTCTGGATCAAGCTTCTGCGTATATCCGCGAAGCTTTGAAGTAA
- the cysE gene encoding serine O-acetyltransferase has protein sequence MLKRIQELLHTYKNYDPAAKSLWEIAILYPGPKALLCHRIAHYLYGIELFFLARLVAEISRWMTGIEIHPGATIGRRLVIDHGVGVVIGETAIIGDDCIIFHGVTLGGIKFDPVKRHPTVGNRVLIGTGAKVLGPITIGDGATIGANSVVVRDVPPGAVMVAPLAQQK, from the coding sequence ATGCTTAAAAGAATTCAAGAGCTGCTCCATACCTATAAAAACTACGATCCAGCAGCGAAGTCGCTGTGGGAGATCGCAATCCTTTATCCGGGACCGAAGGCATTGCTATGTCATCGTATCGCTCATTATTTGTATGGTATTGAGTTGTTTTTCCTGGCGCGTCTGGTGGCGGAGATTTCTCGTTGGATGACAGGAATTGAAATCCATCCCGGTGCCACGATTGGTCGCCGCTTGGTGATTGATCATGGCGTGGGCGTGGTCATCGGAGAGACGGCGATTATTGGTGATGATTGCATCATCTTCCATGGTGTGACTTTAGGCGGAATTAAATTTGATCCGGTGAAAAGACATCCAACCGTGGGCAATCGAGTATTGATTGGTACCGGCGCAAAAGTCTTAGGCCCGATTACCATTGGTGATGGAGCTACAATAGGAGCCAACTCTGTGGTTGTTCGCGATGTTCCTCCTGGAGCCGTGATGGTCGCACCGCTGGCTCAGCAAAAATAA
- a CDS encoding acyl-CoA thioesterase encodes MAETFHYKVTIKETHIDSYGHVNNAAYLSLYEEARWELITPRGYGFYKIHEIKKGPVVLDVNLKFMKEIRLRETITITCEVVDYKGKVGHMKQQMIKEDGTIASEALFTFGLFDMQARKLIEATPEWMTAIGMGE; translated from the coding sequence ATGGCAGAAACATTTCATTATAAAGTGACAATCAAAGAAACCCATATTGATTCTTATGGTCACGTCAATAACGCGGCTTATTTGTCTTTGTATGAAGAAGCCCGCTGGGAGTTGATCACACCTCGAGGATATGGATTTTATAAAATTCACGAGATCAAAAAAGGTCCTGTTGTTTTAGATGTGAATTTGAAATTTATGAAAGAGATCCGTCTGCGCGAGACCATCACAATTACCTGTGAAGTCGTGGATTATAAGGGCAAAGTCGGCCATATGAAGCAGCAGATGATCAAGGAAGATGGCACCATCGCCAGTGAGGCGCTATTTACTTTCGGACTGTTTGATATGCAGGCTCGCAAGTTGATCGAAGCGACCCCGGAATGGATGACTGCAATTGGAATGGGGGAGTAG
- the hrpB gene encoding ATP-dependent helicase HrpB, giving the protein MKLNLPVDEFIPQIQTRLSEGNNLVITAAPGAGKTTRLPPALLDIVEKKIIVLEPRRMAAIAAAHRIAEERGWTVGEEVGYQVRFANKTSAKTRLIFMTEALLARQMIDDPELSDVDLVILDEFHERSMHVDLALGLLRELQELGRDIKLLVMSATLEAEKISAYLGNSPVVSVPGKLFELEVIYQKNHQVLQTSPAFYENLFSTVKEAQGKTSKDILVFLPGVGEIERAKDNLSSWCEGRNIELVPLHGSLGIEEQRKALQKGSRQRIILSTNIAESSVTLDGVNTVIDSGLAKNMKQDYRTGFSRLELGRISLSSAIQRSGRAARQFPGICYRLWNKMDELSFTKSEVAEIQRVDLTESLLFLAAQGVADFQNFTWFEKPNSIAIEKALQYLRLAKALDGKNKITDSGRKILHFPLPVRLAKLMLVALERGSSELGADLAGILQERDFLRREAISSFLGDKTECDITVRLDLLQQFRKSGKAPREASFFALQTVEQSTRQILSLGKKMVPGKAAQAEPNNLELRTLLLKAFPDRLCRRRGNSDRALMVGGRGVKLQNETLVKSSEFFVALNGVEGSSDAETIVSLACGFSKDFILSHFKDEIQKVRDVTFIEEKGQFFIREYKSLFGLPLEEPSLLPASQQEVSEKLPQVLVEKWDLVLKNNEKLAQWWERVEFFKRHEGLSFESEIPELKLEAFAQACMGESKMQTVFEKDLAFFFENVFPQDFVHTLRKELPDRIEVPSGSKIKIIYPEDKAPYLEVRIQEVFGLQETPKLLFGKIPVTFHLLGPNFRPVQVTANLESFWKNGYPEVRKELRIKYPKHQWPEDPADGTPEAKGRRRSP; this is encoded by the coding sequence ATGAAATTAAACCTTCCTGTTGATGAGTTTATTCCGCAGATTCAGACCAGGTTGTCTGAGGGGAATAATCTTGTCATCACGGCAGCTCCGGGCGCGGGTAAGACAACACGACTGCCTCCGGCTTTGCTTGATATTGTTGAAAAGAAAATTATTGTCCTAGAGCCCCGCCGGATGGCCGCCATCGCGGCAGCCCATCGGATTGCGGAAGAGCGTGGTTGGACTGTTGGCGAGGAAGTCGGCTATCAAGTTCGTTTTGCCAATAAAACTTCTGCAAAAACTCGTCTGATTTTTATGACTGAAGCTTTGTTGGCGAGACAGATGATCGATGATCCCGAACTGTCCGATGTCGATCTGGTTATTCTGGATGAGTTTCATGAACGCTCCATGCACGTGGACCTCGCTTTGGGCTTGCTTCGTGAATTGCAAGAGCTGGGGCGAGATATCAAACTTCTTGTAATGTCGGCAACCCTCGAAGCAGAAAAGATTTCTGCTTATTTGGGAAATAGTCCCGTTGTCAGCGTTCCCGGAAAGCTCTTTGAGCTTGAGGTGATCTACCAGAAGAACCATCAAGTGCTGCAAACCTCCCCTGCTTTTTATGAAAATCTTTTTTCAACAGTCAAAGAGGCACAAGGCAAAACTTCTAAAGACATTTTAGTCTTTCTTCCTGGTGTGGGAGAGATTGAACGAGCCAAAGACAATCTTTCTTCATGGTGCGAGGGCCGCAATATAGAGCTGGTTCCCCTGCATGGCTCCCTGGGCATTGAAGAGCAAAGAAAAGCTCTGCAAAAAGGCTCCAGACAGCGAATCATTCTTTCTACAAATATCGCAGAGTCTTCTGTCACTTTAGATGGTGTGAACACTGTTATTGATTCGGGTCTTGCCAAGAATATGAAGCAAGATTACCGAACTGGTTTTTCGCGCCTAGAATTAGGGCGCATCAGCCTTTCAAGTGCCATTCAACGTTCAGGCCGTGCCGCTCGTCAGTTCCCTGGGATTTGTTATCGCCTGTGGAATAAGATGGATGAGCTTTCCTTCACAAAAAGTGAAGTTGCTGAAATTCAACGGGTTGATCTCACTGAGAGTTTGCTTTTCTTGGCCGCCCAGGGTGTCGCCGACTTTCAAAACTTCACTTGGTTTGAAAAGCCCAATTCCATTGCCATTGAAAAAGCGCTTCAATATCTGCGCCTGGCGAAAGCCTTGGACGGCAAGAACAAGATCACCGACTCTGGCAGAAAGATTCTTCACTTCCCTCTTCCCGTGCGCCTGGCAAAATTGATGTTAGTAGCCTTGGAGCGCGGCTCTTCGGAATTGGGGGCCGACCTTGCCGGGATTCTGCAGGAGCGAGACTTCCTGAGACGTGAAGCGATCAGCTCGTTCCTGGGTGACAAAACTGAATGCGATATCACCGTGCGCTTGGACCTTTTACAGCAGTTTAGAAAATCCGGGAAAGCTCCGCGCGAAGCGAGCTTCTTTGCCCTGCAAACGGTGGAGCAATCCACACGGCAAATTCTTTCCTTAGGCAAGAAAATGGTGCCAGGTAAAGCGGCCCAAGCTGAGCCAAACAATCTGGAACTTCGCACATTATTGTTGAAAGCCTTCCCCGACCGCCTTTGTCGACGTCGTGGAAATTCAGATCGGGCCCTGATGGTTGGTGGACGAGGTGTAAAACTTCAAAACGAAACACTTGTAAAATCTTCGGAGTTCTTCGTGGCCCTCAATGGCGTCGAAGGCAGCAGTGATGCTGAAACGATTGTCAGCCTGGCCTGTGGTTTCTCGAAAGATTTTATTCTTTCCCATTTTAAAGACGAGATTCAAAAAGTTCGCGACGTCACCTTTATCGAAGAGAAGGGGCAATTCTTCATCCGCGAGTACAAGTCTTTGTTTGGTCTTCCCTTGGAAGAACCCAGCCTGCTACCGGCCTCGCAGCAAGAAGTCTCTGAAAAGCTGCCGCAAGTCCTGGTTGAAAAATGGGATTTGGTCTTAAAAAACAATGAAAAGCTTGCGCAGTGGTGGGAGCGGGTTGAGTTCTTCAAGCGCCACGAAGGCCTGTCTTTTGAGTCTGAAATTCCGGAATTGAAACTGGAAGCTTTTGCTCAAGCCTGCATGGGTGAAAGCAAAATGCAGACAGTTTTTGAGAAGGACCTGGCGTTCTTCTTTGAAAATGTTTTCCCGCAGGATTTCGTACACACGCTCAGAAAAGAACTTCCCGATCGCATCGAAGTTCCGAGTGGAAGTAAAATTAAAATCATTTACCCGGAAGATAAAGCTCCGTACCTGGAAGTGCGCATTCAAGAAGTCTTTGGACTTCAAGAAACACCGAAGCTTCTATTTGGAAAGATCCCCGTGACCTTTCATTTGCTGGGGCCGAATTTCCGGCCCGTGCAAGTGACAGCCAATCTCGAAAGTTTCTGGAAGAACGGATATCCGGAAGTTCGCAAAGAATTGCGAATCAAATATCCCAAACACCAATGGCCCGAAGATCCTGCGGATGGAACCCCCGAAGCCAAAGGACGTCGTCGCAGCCCTTAG
- a CDS encoding chemotaxis protein CheX: protein MVFEQKKDMNYRKNILIVDNNCELEQLVKEPLLKQLKDSGVSPVVVRAKDGAEAAIKSENQRFDMVLIDTEVPRLMDGGFVYGLHTYKNTQDAELIVVSQREATDLPDSLKKCKFFKKPVSPAELISAMISILNAEHHGVVKDAPATAAAATKYAVDVRVINAVIQATTKVLGQFGVTSVKMDKAGPRSPHEPLLGEVSSVVDIQSQTFQGFLCVSFDKGSYLEVVSTMLMEEQTELNADNQDAVGEINNIIFGNAKAEISNFGVKMTVPRVLLGANQVVPCAQGSAGMMIPFNTSKGKFYIVVVALPVGKSE, encoded by the coding sequence ATGGTGTTTGAACAGAAAAAAGACATGAACTACAGAAAAAATATCCTCATTGTTGATAACAATTGCGAGTTAGAACAACTCGTAAAAGAACCTTTGCTGAAGCAGCTCAAGGACTCCGGCGTATCGCCCGTCGTTGTCCGCGCCAAAGATGGAGCTGAGGCTGCGATCAAATCAGAAAACCAACGGTTTGATATGGTCCTTATTGATACCGAAGTTCCCCGCCTGATGGATGGAGGCTTCGTTTACGGTTTGCATACCTATAAGAACACCCAGGATGCCGAGCTGATCGTTGTAAGCCAAAGAGAGGCTACGGATCTGCCTGACTCTCTAAAAAAATGTAAGTTCTTTAAAAAGCCTGTTTCTCCAGCAGAACTTATCAGCGCGATGATTTCAATTTTAAATGCAGAACACCATGGCGTTGTGAAAGATGCTCCCGCCACCGCGGCTGCCGCGACCAAGTATGCTGTCGATGTGCGGGTGATTAATGCTGTGATCCAGGCAACTACCAAGGTCCTTGGTCAATTTGGTGTGACTTCTGTAAAGATGGACAAAGCCGGACCGAGATCTCCGCATGAACCTCTGCTGGGTGAAGTCTCTTCTGTCGTTGATATTCAAAGTCAGACTTTCCAGGGTTTCCTGTGTGTATCATTCGATAAAGGCAGCTACCTCGAAGTGGTCTCCACAATGTTGATGGAAGAACAAACCGAACTCAACGCTGACAACCAAGATGCGGTCGGCGAAATCAATAATATTATTTTTGGTAATGCTAAAGCAGAAATTTCCAATTTTGGCGTCAAAATGACTGTACCACGAGTGTTGCTGGGGGCCAATCAGGTCGTCCCCTGCGCGCAAGGTTCAGCTGGAATGATGATTCCCTTTAATACAAGCAAAGGGAAGTTCTACATCGTCGTCGTCGCACTTCCTGTGGGTAAGTCGGAGTAG
- the phnC gene encoding phosphonate ABC transporter ATP-binding protein, giving the protein MKTQILSVILSVKNLTKTYGNGVKALRDVSFDVEQGEFLVVIGLSGSGKSTLMRCINRLQEPTSGEIYFQGQDIGKIDKKEQIRDLRRKMGMIFQHFNLIPRQSVLTNVLMGCLGRKNTWRNSWLSLLGIFSEEDRKEALKNLKLVGISEKSHLRADQLSGGQKQRVAIARALTQNPVLLLADEPVASLDPATCHVVMDYLKKVNQELGITVIANLHFLSLVRQYATRVIALKEGQIVFSGKPSEITEEWFQKIYGEGAQDVSTDGL; this is encoded by the coding sequence GTGAAGACTCAAATCTTATCAGTGATCTTATCGGTGAAAAATCTGACGAAGACTTATGGCAACGGCGTCAAGGCCTTGCGTGATGTGAGCTTCGATGTCGAACAGGGCGAGTTCTTGGTTGTGATCGGTCTGAGTGGCTCGGGTAAGTCGACACTCATGCGTTGTATAAATCGCCTGCAGGAGCCCACGAGCGGAGAAATTTATTTTCAAGGCCAAGATATCGGCAAGATCGATAAGAAGGAACAAATCAGAGACCTTCGCCGGAAAATGGGAATGATCTTCCAGCATTTCAATTTGATTCCACGGCAAAGTGTTCTAACGAATGTGTTGATGGGATGTTTGGGACGAAAAAACACCTGGCGCAACAGTTGGCTCAGTCTTCTTGGAATCTTTTCTGAAGAGGATCGCAAGGAAGCTCTGAAAAATTTAAAACTCGTCGGTATCTCAGAGAAATCCCATCTGCGGGCGGATCAACTTTCGGGGGGACAAAAACAGCGAGTGGCTATTGCCAGGGCCCTTACGCAAAATCCGGTTCTTCTTCTGGCGGATGAACCGGTGGCCTCGTTGGATCCCGCCACTTGTCATGTCGTGATGGATTATTTGAAGAAAGTAAATCAAGAGCTCGGGATAACGGTGATCGCAAATCTTCACTTTCTTTCTTTGGTCAGACAATATGCAACCCGGGTGATTGCTCTGAAGGAAGGACAAATCGTTTTCTCAGGAAAGCCATCTGAGATCACAGAGGAATGGTTTCAAAAAATATACGGGGAGGGCGCACAGGATGTTTCGACGGACGGTCTTTGA